The Sphingomonas aliaeris genome segment ACAGCGATGCTGTTCTGCGCCACGCGCGACAATGTCCGCCATCTGCATGCCGGGCTGACGGAACGCGGGTTCAGCGCCGTCGCGCTGTCGGGCGAGCATAGCCAGAACGAGCGCAACGCTGCGCTTCAGGCACTACGAGACCAGCGTGCGCGCATCTGCGTCGCGACCGACGTCGCCGCACGCGGCATCGATCTTCCGACGCTTAGCCTCGTCGTCCATGTCGAACTTCCCCGTGACGCCGAGACGTTGCAGCATCGCTCGGGCCGCACTGGTCGCGCCGGCAAGAAGGGCACCGCGATCCTGATCGTTCCCTATCCGCGTCGCCGCCGCGTCGAGGCCATGCTGAAGGGCGCGCGGATCAACGCCGACTGGATCAATCCGCCGACGCTGGAGGATATCCGCGAGAAGGATCGCGAGCGCTTGCTGTCTACCCTGATGGAAGAGGTCGAGATCGACGACGACGATCGCGCACTCGGCGCCAAGCTGCTGGAGACGAAGAGCGCCGAGGATATCGCCGCCTTGCTCGTCCGGTCGCATCGCGCACGTATGCCGGTCGCGGAGGAGCTGATCTCGTCCGCGAAGGAAACCGGCGGAGCGCCGCGCAACGACGGGCACCGCGAAGGCTTCGAGGATATCGTCTGGTTCCGCATGGATATTGGGCGTCGCCAGAATGCCGATCCGCGTTGGCTGCTCCCACTGATCTGCCGCCGTGGACACATTACCAAGAACGAGATCGGCGCGATTCGCATCGCAGCGACCGAAACGATGTTCCAGATACCGCGCGCACTCGCCGGCAAGTTCGCGGCTTCGGTCGCGCGCACTGCGAACTTCGACGGACAGGACGAAAATGCGGTCCGCATTGAGTCAGTCGATGGCGAGCCCCGCACGGCGGAACACAGGCCGCGCTTGACCCCGAGCGCACGCCCGAGCGGCCCGGCCCCAACGCGTCACAAGCCCAAGACGTTTCGCCGGACGAATGACCGGGCACGGTAACAACTGGATGCGGACGGTCAGGCTCGGATCCGGCTCCTCGGTAGCCGGTACGGCATGACCGTCCGTATCCTCGTCGATGGCGACGCGTGTCCGGTAAAGGACGAGATCTACCGCGTCGCCTATCGCACCGAAGTCCCGGTCACGATCGTTGCAAACAGCCATTTTCGGATACCGGCTCACCCGCTGATCGACCGGATCGTCGTGAGCGACGGTTTCGACGCGGCCGACGACTGGATCGCGGAGCATTCCGACGCCGCATCGATCGTCGTGACCGCCGACATATTACTTGCGGATCGCTGCCTGAAGGCGGGAGCGACCGTATTGTCCCCGACCGGCAAGCCGTTCACCAACGCATCGATCGGCGGCGCAATCGCAACGCGGGCGATAATGGCCGATCTGCGTGCGGGGGGCGACGCGATTGGCGGGCCGGCACCGTTCTCGAAGACCGATCGGTCGCGCTTTCTGTCCGCACTCGATCAAGCTATCGTCCGCTCGAAGCGTCGCTAAAGAATCGGGCCTTGCATCGGCGCGGTCATTAGGCTCGTTCAGGAACATTACAGACTCGTTGGTGTTTTGTGGGCTTGCGCGCGCAAGTTTTCGACCCTGCCGACGCAATCTCGGACCGGTGGGATATCGAATGCTGTTGAGTGAGCAGATGCCTTTAGGAGCGCGTCGGACCGGCGCGATCACCTCGATCTCTATCGGTCTTGCTTTGTCCCTCGCGGTATCCGCGTGCGGTGGGAAAACGGAAAAAAACACCGGACGCGAAAAGGGTACCCCGGAAGTCGGCTATGTCGTCGTACAGCCGACCAGCGTTCCGATCACGATCGAACTCGGCGGCCGCACCACGGCCTATCAAAGTTCGGAAGTACGGCCTCAGGTCTCCGGTATAATCCGCCGCCGGCTGTTCACGGAGGGGTCTATCGTTCGAAAGGGCCAGACCCTGTATGAGATCGATCCCCGCCTTTATGTCGCCGCGACCAATGAGGCGAGCGCAAATCTGGCCAGCGCGCAGGCGAATGCCGAAGCCACACGGGTAAAGGCGGATCGATACAAGCCGCTCGCCGATATCCAGGCCGTTGCGAAACAGGACTATACTGACGCCGCCGCACAGGCTCGGCAGGCGGCCGCGGCGGTCGGGCAAACGCGGGCGGCGCTGGAAACGGCGAGGATCAACCTGCGCTTCACGAGCGTGCCCGCGCCGATTACGGGCCGGATCGGTCGGTCGCTATTCACGGAGGGCGCGCTGGTTACCGCCAGCCAGACGGATCCGCTGACGACGATCCAGCGTCTCGACCCGATGTTCGTGGATATCCAGCAATCCTCCGCCGATCTGCTCGCGTTGCGGCGCTCGCTCGCGTCCGGCGGCGCCGCTCCCGCAAGCGCCGTCGTGCGACTGCAGTTGGAAGACGGCAGCGATTACGGCCAGACCGGTACGGTCCAGTTCTCCGAGGTCATGGTCAACCAGGAGACGGGGACCGTCACGTTACGCGCCAGCTTTCCCAACCCACAGGGTTTGCTGCTCCCCGGCATGTTCGTGCGGGCATCGTTCGCGCAGTCGATCGACATCAACGCCTTCCTCGTGCCGCAGGCCGGCGTGACGCGTGACGCGAAAGGCAATGCGACGGTTCTGCTGGTCGGTGCGGACGGCAAGGCGATCCAACGCAGCGTCACCGCATCGCGCGTCGTCGGACAGAACTGGGTCATCACGGGTGGTTTGAAGCCGGGCGACAGGGTGATCACCGAAGGCACTGGCAAGGCGAAACCCAATCAGCCGATCAAGGCAGTCCCGGTCGGCACGAAACAAAATCTGACCCCGCCGAAACAGGGGGACAAGAAAGACGCGTCCGCCGGCCAGACTAAGGGCTGATCGGCACCATGTTGTCGCGCATATTCATCGACCGGCCGATCTTCGCCTGGGTCATAGCAATCATCATCATGATGGCGGGCCTGGGCGCGATCTATTCGCTGCCGATCGAACAATTCCCTGACGTCGCGCCACCTCAGGTGAACATCCGCGCGACCTATCCCGGCGCCTCGGCGGAAACGCTCGAGACCAGCGTTACGCAGGTGATCGAACAACAACTGACCGGGATCGACGGGCTACTGTATTTCACCTCCCAGTCCAGTTCGCGCGGACAGGTCACGATTGCCGCAACGTTCCAGAAGGGCGTCGATCCGGACATCGCGCAGGTTCAGGTACAGAACAAGGTGCAGCAGGCGCTTTCCCGCCTCCCGAGCCAGGTTCAGCAGCAGGGCCTGACGATTACGAAATCCAACCCGGACTTCCTGTTGATCGCTGCGATCTACGACACCACCGACCGCACGACGAACCAGGATGTTTCCGATTATCTGGTGTCCAACTTCCAGGACTCGATCGGTCGGATCCCCGGCGTCGGCGATACCAATGTTTTCGGCGCGCAATACGCGATGCGGATCTGGCTCAACCCGGACAAGATGGCGAGCGTCAGCCTGATCCCAAGCGATGTCATCGCAGCGATCACCGCGCAGAATGCCGAGGTCGCGGCAGGCGAAATCGGTGGTGCGCCGAACGGCCCCAATCAGGTCCTGAACGCCACGGTCACAGCGCAATCGCGTCTTTCCACGCCGTCTCAGTTCGCCAACATCATCCTGAAGACGCAGACGGACGGCTCGACGGTTCGCCTGTCCGACGTGGCGCGGGTCGAATTGGGATCGGAGAATTACGGCACGATCAGCCGCATCAACGGTCATCCGGGCGCCGGTATCGCCGTCAGCCTCGCTCCCGGCGCCGACGCACTGGGTACGGCCGAACTGGTGAAGCAGGAAGTCGAGCGGCAATCGAAGAACTTCCCCACCGGCTACGCCTATACGTTTCCACAGGACTCGACGGCGTTCATCAAGCTGTCCGTCGAGGAAGTGGTCAAGACGCTGATCGAGGCGATCATCCTCGTCGTGATCGTCATGTTCGTCTTCCTGCAGAATTGGCGCGCAACGTTGATCCCCACGATCGCGGTGCCGGTGGTGCTACTCGGCACGTTCGGGATCTTCTATCTCGCCGGCTTCTCGATCAACACGCTCACCTTGTTCGGCCTGGTCCTTGCGATCGGCCTGCTCGTCGATGACGCGATCGTCGTGGTCGAGAATGTCGAACGTCTGATGGACGAAAATCCGGACATGTCGCCGCGCGATGCGACGATTGAATCGATGAACGAGATCACGGTCGCGTTGATCGCCATCGCTCTCGTTCTGTCCGCGGTGTTCCTGCCCATGGCGTTCTTCGGCGGATCGACCGGCGTCATCTATCGGCAGTTTTCCATCACGATCGTGTCGGCGATGGTGCTGTCCGTGCTGGTGGCGCTGATCCTCACGCCGGCGCTGACCGCGACCTTGCTCAAGAAGCGCGCGGATACGGAGAAGCGCGAAAGCTGGTTCTCGCGTAAATCGCAGCGGGCAAAGGATTGGTTCAACACCACTTTCGACCGCACCACCGAAAAGTATGTCGATGGCGTCGCACGTGTGGTCGATCGCAAATGGTTGTTCTTGCTGATCTATGCCGGCGTGGTGATCATCCTGGCATTGCTGTTCGTGCGCTTGCCCACCGGCTTTCTGCCGATCGAGGATCAGGGCATCGCATCCGTGCAGTATAACCTCGCGCCCGGCGCGACGTTGAACCGCACCACGCTCGCGCAACGCGAGATCGAGAAGTATTTCGTAACGCAGGAAAAGAGCAACGTTAGCTCCTTCCTGACGGTGGCCGGCGGCGGCGGCGGCGCGGGCGGACAGAATTCCGGCCGTGGCTTTATCGCGCTGAAGGACTGGTCCGAACGCAAGGGTACGGAGAATGGCGCG includes the following:
- a CDS encoding DEAD/DEAH box helicase, with product MPFSALPPLLTEALTERGYAAPTPVQAGVLEPEAIGRDLLVSAQTGSGKTVAFGLAMAAELLGEDGKLPQKGPLALVIAPTRELALQVSRELMWLYAKAGARIVTCVGGMDASKERRALNHGAHIVVGTPGRLRDHLERGALDLSNLLVAVLDEADEMLDMGFREDLEQILDGTPNERRTLMFSATIPKTIAALAKRYQRDALRISTVGEDRGHGDIQYQAVTCAPADIENVVVNLLRFHEAETAMLFCATRDNVRHLHAGLTERGFSAVALSGEHSQNERNAALQALRDQRARICVATDVAARGIDLPTLSLVVHVELPRDAETLQHRSGRTGRAGKKGTAILIVPYPRRRRVEAMLKGARINADWINPPTLEDIREKDRERLLSTLMEEVEIDDDDRALGAKLLETKSAEDIAALLVRSHRARMPVAEELISSAKETGGAPRNDGHREGFEDIVWFRMDIGRRQNADPRWLLPLICRRGHITKNEIGAIRIAATETMFQIPRALAGKFAASVARTANFDGQDENAVRIESVDGEPRTAEHRPRLTPSARPSGPAPTRHKPKTFRRTNDRAR
- a CDS encoding YaiI/YqxD family protein, translated to MTVRILVDGDACPVKDEIYRVAYRTEVPVTIVANSHFRIPAHPLIDRIVVSDGFDAADDWIAEHSDAASIVVTADILLADRCLKAGATVLSPTGKPFTNASIGGAIATRAIMADLRAGGDAIGGPAPFSKTDRSRFLSALDQAIVRSKRR
- a CDS encoding efflux RND transporter periplasmic adaptor subunit, producing MPLGARRTGAITSISIGLALSLAVSACGGKTEKNTGREKGTPEVGYVVVQPTSVPITIELGGRTTAYQSSEVRPQVSGIIRRRLFTEGSIVRKGQTLYEIDPRLYVAATNEASANLASAQANAEATRVKADRYKPLADIQAVAKQDYTDAAAQARQAAAAVGQTRAALETARINLRFTSVPAPITGRIGRSLFTEGALVTASQTDPLTTIQRLDPMFVDIQQSSADLLALRRSLASGGAAPASAVVRLQLEDGSDYGQTGTVQFSEVMVNQETGTVTLRASFPNPQGLLLPGMFVRASFAQSIDINAFLVPQAGVTRDAKGNATVLLVGADGKAIQRSVTASRVVGQNWVITGGLKPGDRVITEGTGKAKPNQPIKAVPVGTKQNLTPPKQGDKKDASAGQTKG
- a CDS encoding efflux RND transporter permease subunit, with product MLSRIFIDRPIFAWVIAIIIMMAGLGAIYSLPIEQFPDVAPPQVNIRATYPGASAETLETSVTQVIEQQLTGIDGLLYFTSQSSSRGQVTIAATFQKGVDPDIAQVQVQNKVQQALSRLPSQVQQQGLTITKSNPDFLLIAAIYDTTDRTTNQDVSDYLVSNFQDSIGRIPGVGDTNVFGAQYAMRIWLNPDKMASVSLIPSDVIAAITAQNAEVAAGEIGGAPNGPNQVLNATVTAQSRLSTPSQFANIILKTQTDGSTVRLSDVARVELGSENYGTISRINGHPGAGIAVSLAPGADALGTAELVKQEVERQSKNFPTGYAYTFPQDSTAFIKLSVEEVVKTLIEAIILVVIVMFVFLQNWRATLIPTIAVPVVLLGTFGIFYLAGFSINTLTLFGLVLAIGLLVDDAIVVVENVERLMDENPDMSPRDATIESMNEITVALIAIALVLSAVFLPMAFFGGSTGVIYRQFSITIVSAMVLSVLVALILTPALTATLLKKRADTEKRESWFSRKSQRAKDWFNTTFDRTTEKYVDGVARVVDRKWLFLLIYAGVVIILALLFVRLPTGFLPIEDQGIASVQYNLAPGATLNRTTLAQREIEKYFVTQEKSNVSSFLTVAGGGGGAGGQNSGRGFIALKDWSERKGTENGAAAITQRASAALKGLRDVEFYATQPPAVRGLGQSNGFTLELQNTGGLSREQFKAARDKLLATARADSALASVRPSDLDDQPTLKVEIDPLKLAALGLSQSDVNATLATAWGGRYVNDFNDRGRVKRVYVQGDAPFRSSPEDLSEWFVRGSGGQMAPFSSFAKISWGTAPPSLTRFSGISAYEISGQAAPGTSSGEAMDKMQELASQLTGTSVAWAGLSYQERLSAGQAPVLYALSLLVVFLCLAALYESWTIPIAVLLVIPLGLVGAVFAVTLRGLQNDVYLQIGLLTTMGLAAKNAILIVEFAEQAEKKGKRVIDAALEAARLRLRPILMTSLAFIFGVLPLAISTGAGANSRVAIGTAVIGGMLTATIFAIFYIPLFFVLVRRGTRDVLKKIHGDKPSEPTPYDTKPEPAA